One Monomorium pharaonis isolate MP-MQ-018 chromosome 4, ASM1337386v2, whole genome shotgun sequence DNA segment encodes these proteins:
- the LOC105833643 gene encoding myosin-2 essential light chain isoform X1 has translation MYGYSYQELANRMMSSMEEFQEAFQLFDSRGDGKIHVSQIGDALRALGQNPTESDVKKFTHQHKPDERISFEVFLPIYQAISKSRTSDTADDFIEGLRHFDKDGNGFISSAELRHLLTTLGEKLSDEEVETLLAGHEDTQGNINYEDFVRQVMCG, from the exons ATGTATGGCTACAGCTATCAGGAGCTGGCTAATAGAATGATGTCATCCATGGAGG AATTTCAGGAGGCCTTTCAGTTGTTTGACAGCCGTGGAGATGGCAAGATCCATGTGTCCCAGATAGGTGATGCATTACGCGCCCTTGGTCAAAATCCAACCGAGTCAGATGTGAAAAAGTTTACTCATCAGCATAAACCAGATGAGCGTATCAGCTTTGAGGTGTTTCTACCGATCTACCAGGCGATCAGCAAGTCCCGTACCTCCGACACGGCGGACGACTTCATCGAGGGCCTGCGTCACTTTGACAAGGATGGAAACGGTTTCATATCTTCTGCGGAATTACGACATCTTTTGACGACGCTTG GTGAAAAGCTCAGCGACGAGGAAGTGGAAACGTTACTGGCGGGTCACGAAGATACACAGGGTAATATCAACTACGAGGATTTTGTCCGCCAAGTTATGTGCGGCTAA
- the LOC105833643 gene encoding myosin-2 essential light chain isoform X2 → MASYSEDQLAEFQEAFQLFDSRGDGKIHVSQIGDALRALGQNPTESDVKKFTHQHKPDERISFEVFLPIYQAISKSRTSDTADDFIEGLRHFDKDGNGFISSAELRHLLTTLGEKLSDEEVETLLAGHEDTQGNINYEDFVRQVMCG, encoded by the exons ATG GCGTCTTACTCCGAGGATCAGCTGGCCG AATTTCAGGAGGCCTTTCAGTTGTTTGACAGCCGTGGAGATGGCAAGATCCATGTGTCCCAGATAGGTGATGCATTACGCGCCCTTGGTCAAAATCCAACCGAGTCAGATGTGAAAAAGTTTACTCATCAGCATAAACCAGATGAGCGTATCAGCTTTGAGGTGTTTCTACCGATCTACCAGGCGATCAGCAAGTCCCGTACCTCCGACACGGCGGACGACTTCATCGAGGGCCTGCGTCACTTTGACAAGGATGGAAACGGTTTCATATCTTCTGCGGAATTACGACATCTTTTGACGACGCTTG GTGAAAAGCTCAGCGACGAGGAAGTGGAAACGTTACTGGCGGGTCACGAAGATACACAGGGTAATATCAACTACGAGGATTTTGTCCGCCAAGTTATGTGCGGCTAA